From Drosophila suzukii chromosome 2R, CBGP_Dsuzu_IsoJpt1.0, whole genome shotgun sequence, a single genomic window includes:
- the LRR gene encoding F-actin-uncapping protein LRRC16A isoform X4 — protein MGKMYTTEMMSHIDEYLRRIIELQIRDVVRQNRDKESVKSILGRHTKILVKYMVKLETKGDKTENRVLVFTPVRVYLLSAKVPTKIECHFHYLDIVGVESKKSTHFSIITNDRPYSFVTTGDAGNFSSNADVILTDLASAIKQIFPTVPLKYIIRKVDIQPPERETIFSEEFRPSDPRNVGPCGGFSAQYACMCDFHGVPYREEVAWDVDTIYLSHDTRVLNLRDFDHLEPKDLMAIVSALEYNTFFRGLKAAHMRLSHETLERILHVLKRSMWLEELHLEALGLRWDFLNKLSLSVITNSNPAIRTIDLSHNIIEDKGASSLCALFGKIVQGAIHLSGPIAKVSKGLCKLALSHCGLTSKGVNQMSHSLTLNQSISNSLTYLDLSGNSLKDDITNLHNFLAQPNVLEHLDLASTDITLENLFGALLRGCATHLAHLNVSHNSFSTKKGKEIPPSFKQFFTSTFSLKHLNIAGCKLPMEALKNLLLGLACNESTAGLYLDLSSNTLGAQGAHVLESCIHGVRVLQSLDISDNNLDAELAPVLTAISKNPSIRTLHLTRSLTGMKPKHIPPVMDALVNLIQKDDFPLAELVLSENKLKHDLHDFINALGSNQSLQKLDISGNFMGDVGARLLAKALQINNRLRTIYMDKNGVTLQGYADIVYALEHNHSMRTIPFPVFDIAPHLKSHPDKTDAVMRKMQELLQRNCNGLKRGAGQGFRLQHGFMLSSTHQLVDKLVAETQDTISLAKGGSDSASAVQRLITDAENCKQLMPKLQEAVRNESHPIEMKLTRVASELSYTIKSYLEETLETMMRTGIEQCPKTLGNQIVVQDLRKGLAERLVVPEEFLQICLLNNAGSEIMNKVGEIEQSLAAAISDRATDEVLEALTRYRRGMGIAESPSVLLDEPQTPDIVRSRSSHDADGLIIRPGGRGSILPKLGLESPTKLEYLNLATPHLPTKRRSQVKKVRPQSVVENLSLGHFPDLLESPSSHRSSSQLSARAAIGAVALAGATNMTDSIAAMDDGGVDECCDSITELPSASFQLQHLVKGRPKRAKTRAPTRPLVTAECAGGSREIGEGLEHFFRPGSVTPTTLTPLVSPTSEECSSLSFVDSPTMSRDGNGHMTSEETTPILEERRPIKLERQSPLLKSASWATRSRSTDNLEKYSPLVGRKSPLVKMRTEGGPGSGTAGGPEETALPSSNLLKATAREDKTRSPSSDSIKNHATGEGSVIVKTGNGILRTPIVLQKPRPWSVVGSEPKASGELITGNGNVDSSKTTPERLEEGGWYDVEVVTFGTNCGGSIVGITPGIALSSVGGGSIVGITPGAALEKKSVRELAAGLNRMEIPFKPPVMPRTLLSAGSARTSTSSTGSTSNGGSVVTSSTSTTVLNQSQTRSRIVSSTSSTGSTETITEHSSSSTSTSSSSHEKQHAKACASLISNEILSMRNGQLAAKSGSCAESSGVKRIAGKEISTLFEETLVEELQQSMANRRMFRDSPYTKEDVVDL, from the exons AAAGCGTCAAATCCATACTGGGTCGCCACACAAAGATACTCGTCAAGTATATGGTCAAATTGGAGACGAAAGGCGATAAGACGGAGAATCGTGTTCTG gTTTTTACTCCCGTGAGGGTCTATCTGCTCAGTGCCAAAGTGCCCACCAAG ATCGAATGCCATTTCCACTACCTGGACATTGTGGGGGTCGAGAGCAAGAAGTCCACCCACTTCTCCATTATTACCAACGATCGGCCATACTCGTTCGTCACCACCGGCGATGCGGGCAATTTCAGCTCG AACGCTGATGTCATTCTGACCGATCTGGCCTCGGCCATCAAGCAGATATTCCCAACAGTTCCTCTGAAATACATCATCCGAAAG GTTGATATACAGCCGCCGGAGCGGGAGACCATATTTTCCGAGGAATTCCGACCCTCCGATCCGAGAAATGTGGGTCCTTGTGGGGGATTCAGTGCCCAGTACGCCTGCATGTGCGATTTCCATGGGGTTCCATATCGCGAGGAGGTGGCCTGGGATGTGGACACCATTTACCTGTCCCACGACACGCGAGTTCTCAACCTGCGCGACTTTGACCACCTGGAACCAAA AGACTTGATGGCCATCGTTTCGGCGCTGGAATACAACACGTTTTTTCGTGGCCTGAAGGCGGCCCATATGCGACTGTCGCACGAGACCCTGGAACGCATCCTGCATGTCCTTAAGCGTTCGATGTGGCTGGAGGAGCTACATCTGGAGGCATTGGGCTTAAG ATGGGATTTCCTGAACAAGTTATCTTTATCTGTGATAACGAATAGCAATCCCGCCATTCGCACCATCGATCTGAGCCACAATATAATTGAGGATAAAG GAGCAAGTTCATTGTGCGCCCTATTTGGAAAGATTGTACAAG GTGCCATTCATCTATCCGGACCCATAGCCAAGGTGTCCAAGGGCCTGTGCAAACTGGCCCTGTCCCACTGCGGACTCACTTCGAAGGGAGTCAACCAGATGTCGCACTCGCTGACGCTCAATCAAAGTATTTCCAACTCGCTCACGTATCTAGACCTAAGTGGTAATAGTCTTAAAGATGATATAACC AATCTGCACAATTTTCTGGCTCAACCCAATGTGCTGGAGCACTTGGATCTGGCCTCGACTGACATCACGCTGGAAAAT TTATTTGGAGCTCTGTTGCGCGGCTGTGCCACGCATTTGGCCCACCTGAATGTCTCGCACAACTCGTTCAGCACCAAGAAGGGCAAGGAGATCCCGCCCTCGTTCAAGCAGTTCTTCACCAGCACCTTCAGCTTAAAGCACCTCAACATTGCCGGCTGTAAACTACCCATGGAGGCCCTGAAGAACCTGCTGCTCGGCCTGGCCTGCAACGAGTCCACAGCTGGGCTTTATCTGGATCTCAGCAGCAACACGCTGGGCGCCCAAGGTGCCCATGTGCTGGAGTCCTGCATCCACGGAGTGCGAGTGCTGCAAAGCCTGGACATCAGCGATAACA ATCTGGATGCTGAGCTGGCGCCCGTGCTGACGGCCATTTCGAAGAACCCCTCAATTCGGACGCTACATCTGACCCGCAGTCTCACGGGCATGAAGCCCAAGCACATCCCGCCCGTCATGGACGCCCTGGTTAACCTCATCCAAAAGGATGACTTCCCGCTGGCCGAGCTGGTGCTTTCGGAGAACAAACTGAAGCATGATCTGCACGACTTCATCAACGCACTCGGCAGCAACCAAAGTCTCCAGAAGCTGGATATCAGTGGCAACTTCATGGGCGATGTGGGCGCCCGTCTCCTGGCCAAAGCTCTTCAGATCAACAACCGGCTGCGGACCATTTACATGGACAAGAACGGAGTGACGCTGCAGGGCTATGCGGACATAGTTTATGCGCTGGAGCACAACCACAGCATGCGCACCATACCCTTTCCCGTCTTCGATATCGCACCGCATTTGAAGAGTCATCCGGACAAGACGGATGCGGTGATGCGGAAAATGCAGGAGCTTCTGCAGCGAAACTGCAACGGATTGAAGAGGGGCGCCGGACAGGGATTCCGGCTGCAGCACGGCTTCATGCTCTCCTCCACCCATCAGCTGGTGGATAAATTGGTGGCCGAGACACAGGACACCATTTCACTGGCCAAGGGAGGCAGTGATTCAGCTTCGGCAGTGCAGCGATTGATCACCGACGCCGAGAACTGCAAGCAGCTGATGCCCAAGCTGCAGGAAGCCGTTCGCAACGAAAGCCATCCCATCGAGATGAAGCTGACCCGAGTGGCCAGCGAACTGAGCTACACAATCAAGAGCTATCTGGAGGAGACGCTGGAGACTATGATGCGGACTGGGATCGAGCAGTGTCCCAAGACGCTGGGTAACCAGATCGTAGTGCAGGACCTTCGAAAAGGTCTAGCCGAGCGTCTTGTGGTTCCCGAAGAATTTCTGCAGATCTGTCTACTCAACAACGCCGGCAGCGAGATCATGAACAAAGTTGG TGAGATTGAACAATCCCTGGCCGCCGCCATCTCAGATCGGGCCACAGATGAGGTGCTGGAGGCCCTGACTCGCTATCGCCGTGGCATGGGCATCGCGGAGTCGCCATCGGTGCTGCTGGACGAACCGCAGACGCCGGACATCGTGCGCAGTCGCTCCAGTCAT GATGCGGATGGTTTGATCATTCGGCCGGGTGGACGAGGTTCGATATTGCCCAAACTGGGCTTGGAATCGCCCACT aAATTGGAATATCTCAACCTT GCCACTCCGCATCTGCCCACCAAGCGACGCAGCCAGGTGAAGAAGGTGCGTCCCCAGTCAGTGGTGGAGAATCTCAGCCTGGGCCACTTCCCTGACCTTCTGGAGTCGCCCTCCTCGCACCGCTCCAGCTCCCAGTTGTCCGCCCGTGCAGCTATCGGTGCCGTTGCCTTGGCGGGAGCCACTAACATGACCGACAGCATCGCGGCCATGGACGATGGGGGTGTGGATGAGTGCTGCGACTCGATCACTGAGCTGCCCAGCGCCTCGTTCCAGCTGCAGCACCTGGTCAAAGGTCGGCCGAAGCGAGCCAAGACGCGTGCACCCACCCGCCCCTTGGTCACTGCCGAGTGTGCCGGTGGCAGCAGGGAGATCGGAGAGGGTCTGGAGCACTTCTTCCGGCCCGGATCGGTGACGCCCACCACTCTGACCCCGTTGGTTTCGCCCACGTCGGAGGAATGCAGTTCGTTGTCGTTTGTGGACAGTCCCACGATGAGCCGCGATGGCAATGGACATATGACTTCCGAGGAGACCACGCCCATTCTGGAGGAGCGCCGACCAATCAAATTGGAGCGCCAGTCGCCATTGCTCAAGA GTGCCTCATGGGCCACCCGTTCCCGCTCCACGGACAATCTGGAGAAGTATTCACCGCTGGTGGGACGTAAATCGCCTCTGGTCAAGATGCGCACAGAAGGCGGTCCAGGATCGGGAACTGCCGGCGGCCCTGAAGAGACAGCGTTGCCCAGCTCAAATCTTTTAAAGGCTACCGCAAGGGAGGATAAAACACGTTCGCCCAGCAGCGATTCGATTAAAAACCATGCCACTGGCGAGGGTAGCGTAATTGTGAAGACGGGTAATGGCATCCTGCGAACGCCTATAGTGCTGCAGAAACCTCGACCATGGTCGGTGGTGGGCAGCGAGCCGAAGGCAAGCGGGGAGCTGATCACAGGCAATGGTAATGTCGATTCCAGCAAGACCACACCGGAAAGACTGGAAGAAGGTGGGTGGT ATGATGTTGAGGTAGTGACCTTTGGAACGAACTGCGGTGGCTCCATTGTTGGCATCACGCCGGGAATAGCCTTATCATCCGTTGGCGGTGGCAGCATTGTGGGCATTACTCCAG GAGCTGCCCTAGAAAAGAAGTCTGTGCGAGAACTTGCAGCGGGTCTCAATAGAATGG AAATCCCCTTCAAGCCGCCAGTTATGCCTAGAACGCTGCTGAGCGCAGGAAGTGCCCGCACGAGCACCTCCTCCACTGGCTCCACCTCCAATGGTGGGTCAGTAGTCACATCCAGCACATCGACGACAGTATTAAACCAGAGCCAGACGCGATCGAGGATCGTGAGCTCGACGAGTAGCACTGGCAGCACTGAGACCATCACAGagcacagcagcagcagcacaagCACCTCATCCAGCAGCCACGAGAAGCAGCATGCCAAGGCCTGTGCGAGTCTGATAAGCAACGAGATTCTGAGCATGCGCAACGGGCAGTTGGCGGCCAAATCTGGAAGTTGCGCCGAGAGCAGCGGCGTGAAGCGGATCGCCGGCAAGGAGATCTCAACGTTATTCGAG GAGACATTAGTTGAAGAACTGCAGCAGAGCATGGCGAACAGACGCATGTTTAGAGACTCGCCCTACACCAAGGAGGATGTCGTTGATTTATAA
- the LRR gene encoding F-actin-uncapping protein LRRC16A isoform X8, translating to MGKMYTTEMMSHIDEYLRRIIELQIRDVVRQNRDKESVKSILGRHTKILVKYMVKLETKGDKTENRVLVFTPVRVYLLSAKVPTKIECHFHYLDIVGVESKKSTHFSIITNDRPYSFVTTGDAGNFSSNADVILTDLASAIKQIFPTVPLKYIIRKVDIQPPERETIFSEEFRPSDPRNVGPCGGFSAQYACMCDFHGVPYREEVAWDVDTIYLSHDTRVLNLRDFDHLEPKDLMAIVSALEYNTFFRGLKAAHMRLSHETLERILHVLKRSMWLEELHLEALGLRWDFLNKLSLSVITNSNPAIRTIDLSHNIIEDKGAIHLSGPIAKVSKGLCKLALSHCGLTSKGVNQMSHSLTLNQSISNSLTYLDLSGNSLKDDITNLHNFLAQPNVLEHLDLASTDITLENLFGALLRGCATHLAHLNVSHNSFSTKKGKEIPPSFKQFFTSTFSLKHLNIAGCKLPMEALKNLLLGLACNESTAGLYLDLSSNTLGAQGAHVLESCIHGVRVLQSLDISDNNLDAELAPVLTAISKNPSIRTLHLTRSLTGMKPKHIPPVMDALVNLIQKDDFPLAELVLSENKLKHDLHDFINALGSNQSLQKLDISGNFMGDVGARLLAKALQINNRLRTIYMDKNGVTLQGYADIVYALEHNHSMRTIPFPVFDIAPHLKSHPDKTDAVMRKMQELLQRNCNGLKRGAGQGFRLQHGFMLSSTHQLVDKLVAETQDTISLAKGGSDSASAVQRLITDAENCKQLMPKLQEAVRNESHPIEMKLTRVASELSYTIKSYLEETLETMMRTGIEQCPKTLGNQIVVQDLRKGLAERLVVPEEFLQICLLNNAGSEIMNKVGEIEQSLAAAISDRATDEVLEALTRYRRGMGIAESPSVLLDEPQTPDIVRSRSSHDADGLIIRPGGRGSILPKLGLESPTATPHLPTKRRSQVKKVRPQSVVENLSLGHFPDLLESPSSHRSSSQLSARAAIGAVALAGATNMTDSIAAMDDGGVDECCDSITELPSASFQLQHLVKGRPKRAKTRAPTRPLVTAECAGGSREIGEGLEHFFRPGSVTPTTLTPLVSPTSEECSSLSFVDSPTMSRDGNGHMTSEETTPILEERRPIKLERQSPLLKSASWATRSRSTDNLEKYSPLVGRKSPLVKMRTEGGPGSGTAGGPEETALPSSNLLKATAREDKTRSPSSDSIKNHATGEGSVIVKTGNGILRTPIVLQKPRPWSVVGSEPKASGELITGNGNVDSSKTTPERLEEDDVEVVTFGTNCGGSIVGITPGIALSSVGGGSIVGITPGAALEKKSVRELAAGLNRMEIPFKPPVMPRTLLSAGSARTSTSSTGSTSNGGSVVTSSTSTTVLNQSQTRSRIVSSTSSTGSTETITEHSSSSTSTSSSSHEKQHAKACASLISNEILSMRNGQLAAKSGSCAESSGVKRIAGKEISTLFEV from the exons AAAGCGTCAAATCCATACTGGGTCGCCACACAAAGATACTCGTCAAGTATATGGTCAAATTGGAGACGAAAGGCGATAAGACGGAGAATCGTGTTCTG gTTTTTACTCCCGTGAGGGTCTATCTGCTCAGTGCCAAAGTGCCCACCAAG ATCGAATGCCATTTCCACTACCTGGACATTGTGGGGGTCGAGAGCAAGAAGTCCACCCACTTCTCCATTATTACCAACGATCGGCCATACTCGTTCGTCACCACCGGCGATGCGGGCAATTTCAGCTCG AACGCTGATGTCATTCTGACCGATCTGGCCTCGGCCATCAAGCAGATATTCCCAACAGTTCCTCTGAAATACATCATCCGAAAG GTTGATATACAGCCGCCGGAGCGGGAGACCATATTTTCCGAGGAATTCCGACCCTCCGATCCGAGAAATGTGGGTCCTTGTGGGGGATTCAGTGCCCAGTACGCCTGCATGTGCGATTTCCATGGGGTTCCATATCGCGAGGAGGTGGCCTGGGATGTGGACACCATTTACCTGTCCCACGACACGCGAGTTCTCAACCTGCGCGACTTTGACCACCTGGAACCAAA AGACTTGATGGCCATCGTTTCGGCGCTGGAATACAACACGTTTTTTCGTGGCCTGAAGGCGGCCCATATGCGACTGTCGCACGAGACCCTGGAACGCATCCTGCATGTCCTTAAGCGTTCGATGTGGCTGGAGGAGCTACATCTGGAGGCATTGGGCTTAAG ATGGGATTTCCTGAACAAGTTATCTTTATCTGTGATAACGAATAGCAATCCCGCCATTCGCACCATCGATCTGAGCCACAATATAATTGAGGATAAAG GTGCCATTCATCTATCCGGACCCATAGCCAAGGTGTCCAAGGGCCTGTGCAAACTGGCCCTGTCCCACTGCGGACTCACTTCGAAGGGAGTCAACCAGATGTCGCACTCGCTGACGCTCAATCAAAGTATTTCCAACTCGCTCACGTATCTAGACCTAAGTGGTAATAGTCTTAAAGATGATATAACC AATCTGCACAATTTTCTGGCTCAACCCAATGTGCTGGAGCACTTGGATCTGGCCTCGACTGACATCACGCTGGAAAAT TTATTTGGAGCTCTGTTGCGCGGCTGTGCCACGCATTTGGCCCACCTGAATGTCTCGCACAACTCGTTCAGCACCAAGAAGGGCAAGGAGATCCCGCCCTCGTTCAAGCAGTTCTTCACCAGCACCTTCAGCTTAAAGCACCTCAACATTGCCGGCTGTAAACTACCCATGGAGGCCCTGAAGAACCTGCTGCTCGGCCTGGCCTGCAACGAGTCCACAGCTGGGCTTTATCTGGATCTCAGCAGCAACACGCTGGGCGCCCAAGGTGCCCATGTGCTGGAGTCCTGCATCCACGGAGTGCGAGTGCTGCAAAGCCTGGACATCAGCGATAACA ATCTGGATGCTGAGCTGGCGCCCGTGCTGACGGCCATTTCGAAGAACCCCTCAATTCGGACGCTACATCTGACCCGCAGTCTCACGGGCATGAAGCCCAAGCACATCCCGCCCGTCATGGACGCCCTGGTTAACCTCATCCAAAAGGATGACTTCCCGCTGGCCGAGCTGGTGCTTTCGGAGAACAAACTGAAGCATGATCTGCACGACTTCATCAACGCACTCGGCAGCAACCAAAGTCTCCAGAAGCTGGATATCAGTGGCAACTTCATGGGCGATGTGGGCGCCCGTCTCCTGGCCAAAGCTCTTCAGATCAACAACCGGCTGCGGACCATTTACATGGACAAGAACGGAGTGACGCTGCAGGGCTATGCGGACATAGTTTATGCGCTGGAGCACAACCACAGCATGCGCACCATACCCTTTCCCGTCTTCGATATCGCACCGCATTTGAAGAGTCATCCGGACAAGACGGATGCGGTGATGCGGAAAATGCAGGAGCTTCTGCAGCGAAACTGCAACGGATTGAAGAGGGGCGCCGGACAGGGATTCCGGCTGCAGCACGGCTTCATGCTCTCCTCCACCCATCAGCTGGTGGATAAATTGGTGGCCGAGACACAGGACACCATTTCACTGGCCAAGGGAGGCAGTGATTCAGCTTCGGCAGTGCAGCGATTGATCACCGACGCCGAGAACTGCAAGCAGCTGATGCCCAAGCTGCAGGAAGCCGTTCGCAACGAAAGCCATCCCATCGAGATGAAGCTGACCCGAGTGGCCAGCGAACTGAGCTACACAATCAAGAGCTATCTGGAGGAGACGCTGGAGACTATGATGCGGACTGGGATCGAGCAGTGTCCCAAGACGCTGGGTAACCAGATCGTAGTGCAGGACCTTCGAAAAGGTCTAGCCGAGCGTCTTGTGGTTCCCGAAGAATTTCTGCAGATCTGTCTACTCAACAACGCCGGCAGCGAGATCATGAACAAAGTTGG TGAGATTGAACAATCCCTGGCCGCCGCCATCTCAGATCGGGCCACAGATGAGGTGCTGGAGGCCCTGACTCGCTATCGCCGTGGCATGGGCATCGCGGAGTCGCCATCGGTGCTGCTGGACGAACCGCAGACGCCGGACATCGTGCGCAGTCGCTCCAGTCAT GATGCGGATGGTTTGATCATTCGGCCGGGTGGACGAGGTTCGATATTGCCCAAACTGGGCTTGGAATCGCCCACT GCCACTCCGCATCTGCCCACCAAGCGACGCAGCCAGGTGAAGAAGGTGCGTCCCCAGTCAGTGGTGGAGAATCTCAGCCTGGGCCACTTCCCTGACCTTCTGGAGTCGCCCTCCTCGCACCGCTCCAGCTCCCAGTTGTCCGCCCGTGCAGCTATCGGTGCCGTTGCCTTGGCGGGAGCCACTAACATGACCGACAGCATCGCGGCCATGGACGATGGGGGTGTGGATGAGTGCTGCGACTCGATCACTGAGCTGCCCAGCGCCTCGTTCCAGCTGCAGCACCTGGTCAAAGGTCGGCCGAAGCGAGCCAAGACGCGTGCACCCACCCGCCCCTTGGTCACTGCCGAGTGTGCCGGTGGCAGCAGGGAGATCGGAGAGGGTCTGGAGCACTTCTTCCGGCCCGGATCGGTGACGCCCACCACTCTGACCCCGTTGGTTTCGCCCACGTCGGAGGAATGCAGTTCGTTGTCGTTTGTGGACAGTCCCACGATGAGCCGCGATGGCAATGGACATATGACTTCCGAGGAGACCACGCCCATTCTGGAGGAGCGCCGACCAATCAAATTGGAGCGCCAGTCGCCATTGCTCAAGA GTGCCTCATGGGCCACCCGTTCCCGCTCCACGGACAATCTGGAGAAGTATTCACCGCTGGTGGGACGTAAATCGCCTCTGGTCAAGATGCGCACAGAAGGCGGTCCAGGATCGGGAACTGCCGGCGGCCCTGAAGAGACAGCGTTGCCCAGCTCAAATCTTTTAAAGGCTACCGCAAGGGAGGATAAAACACGTTCGCCCAGCAGCGATTCGATTAAAAACCATGCCACTGGCGAGGGTAGCGTAATTGTGAAGACGGGTAATGGCATCCTGCGAACGCCTATAGTGCTGCAGAAACCTCGACCATGGTCGGTGGTGGGCAGCGAGCCGAAGGCAAGCGGGGAGCTGATCACAGGCAATGGTAATGTCGATTCCAGCAAGACCACACCGGAAAGACTGGAAGAAG ATGATGTTGAGGTAGTGACCTTTGGAACGAACTGCGGTGGCTCCATTGTTGGCATCACGCCGGGAATAGCCTTATCATCCGTTGGCGGTGGCAGCATTGTGGGCATTACTCCAG GAGCTGCCCTAGAAAAGAAGTCTGTGCGAGAACTTGCAGCGGGTCTCAATAGAATGG AAATCCCCTTCAAGCCGCCAGTTATGCCTAGAACGCTGCTGAGCGCAGGAAGTGCCCGCACGAGCACCTCCTCCACTGGCTCCACCTCCAATGGTGGGTCAGTAGTCACATCCAGCACATCGACGACAGTATTAAACCAGAGCCAGACGCGATCGAGGATCGTGAGCTCGACGAGTAGCACTGGCAGCACTGAGACCATCACAGagcacagcagcagcagcacaagCACCTCATCCAGCAGCCACGAGAAGCAGCATGCCAAGGCCTGTGCGAGTCTGATAAGCAACGAGATTCTGAGCATGCGCAACGGGCAGTTGGCGGCCAAATCTGGAAGTTGCGCCGAGAGCAGCGGCGTGAAGCGGATCGCCGGCAAGGAGATCTCAACGTTATTCGAGGTTTGA